A portion of the Candidatus Binataceae bacterium genome contains these proteins:
- a CDS encoding TraR/DksA family transcriptional regulator, whose product MPQNQTSTHDRDSSLQQILSHERNITLARVREYRAAQEQEAPATPGDELDAARALSDVETHASLIERAEERLRSIDLCFNLLERGRYGLCAKCGEEIPLERLKVVPFATFCIDCQQSRDRARHLGEGRLGEPFARNWDLPEEMAEPTEGSHDEFVALPQEGPEEEAPAFGELELGEGAGSARKGRRPRAAGRPRAAVKPRAARKSKRSA is encoded by the coding sequence ATGCCACAGAATCAAACATCGACCCACGACCGCGATTCGTCGCTCCAGCAGATTCTCTCGCACGAAAGAAACATCACCCTGGCGCGCGTGCGTGAATATCGCGCTGCCCAGGAGCAGGAAGCGCCGGCCACGCCCGGCGACGAGCTCGATGCCGCGCGCGCCCTCTCCGACGTCGAGACTCATGCGAGCCTGATCGAGCGCGCCGAGGAGCGCCTGCGCAGCATCGACCTCTGTTTCAACTTGCTCGAACGCGGGCGCTACGGGCTCTGTGCCAAGTGCGGCGAGGAGATCCCGCTCGAACGCCTGAAGGTCGTCCCCTTCGCGACCTTCTGCATCGACTGCCAGCAGAGCCGCGACCGCGCACGCCATCTCGGCGAAGGCAGACTCGGCGAACCCTTCGCGCGCAACTGGGACCTGCCGGAGGAGATGGCGGAGCCGACCGAAGGTTCGCACGACGAATTCGTCGCGCTCCCGCAGGAAGGCCCCGAGGAAGAAGCGCCCGCCTTCGGCGAGTTGGAACTCGGCGAGGGCGCGGGCAGCGCGCGCAAAGGCCGACGTCCGCGCGCCGCTGGCCGGCCGCGCGCGGCGGTCAAGCCGCGCGCTGCGCGCAAGTCCAAACGCTCCGCCTGA
- a CDS encoding carotenoid oxygenase family protein, giving the protein MPRPAPEGGHPWSAGFAAAQSENDYWVEEVEGTVPPGLSGTLLRNGPARNDLAGHWFPHWFDGDGMISAITFREGRIHFRNRYVRTRNYVDETAAGRVLYRGFGKMRAGGVIANALRAPQNVANTSVVYHHRKLLALWEGGAPTELSPADLGTVGLADFGGRVGTFSAHPKIDPRSGELFNFGIDYGRVSVLRPYRIDPAGALDAYPAIDLPYPVMNHDFVITDRFMVFCIGPIRLHLYRMILGFDSYDGALAWDGSQPTRILIVRRDRGAAPVWIETAPFFQFHFANAYEDEGLILVDVARYPDYGAIGDALRNFWRTDWPSEGMSTFTRLAIDPGSGKVESRDIDVGDKVEFPRMSPRRVGSHYRYAYVVTSPKRASGLQQLVTKIDLETGKSHAHDFSPDGYVGEPVFIPAPEGRAEDEGYLVTLVFDSSTRRTKVVILDARDVAAKPLAVVQLRHHVPFGFHGCFTEQVFLRA; this is encoded by the coding sequence ATGCCTCGTCCCGCACCCGAGGGCGGCCATCCGTGGAGCGCCGGTTTCGCGGCTGCCCAGTCAGAGAACGACTACTGGGTCGAAGAGGTCGAAGGAACCGTTCCGCCTGGGCTTAGCGGGACGCTGTTGCGCAATGGGCCGGCGCGCAACGACCTTGCCGGCCACTGGTTTCCGCACTGGTTCGACGGCGACGGGATGATTTCGGCGATCACGTTCCGCGAGGGGCGGATCCATTTCCGTAACCGCTACGTCCGCACGCGCAACTACGTCGATGAAACCGCCGCCGGCCGCGTGCTCTACCGCGGCTTCGGCAAAATGCGCGCCGGCGGCGTTATCGCCAACGCCCTGCGCGCGCCGCAAAACGTCGCGAACACCTCGGTCGTCTACCATCACCGCAAACTGCTCGCGCTATGGGAGGGAGGAGCGCCGACCGAGCTCTCGCCGGCCGATCTGGGCACGGTCGGGCTCGCCGATTTTGGCGGCCGCGTCGGCACCTTCTCCGCTCATCCCAAAATCGACCCGCGCAGCGGCGAACTGTTCAATTTCGGAATCGACTATGGCCGCGTGAGTGTGTTGCGGCCGTATCGGATCGATCCGGCGGGCGCACTCGACGCGTATCCAGCGATCGATCTGCCCTACCCGGTGATGAATCACGATTTCGTGATCACCGACCGTTTCATGGTCTTCTGCATCGGACCGATCAGGCTGCATCTGTACCGGATGATTCTAGGCTTCGACAGCTACGACGGCGCGCTCGCGTGGGACGGCAGCCAGCCGACGCGGATCCTGATCGTGCGCCGGGACCGCGGCGCCGCGCCGGTATGGATCGAAACCGCGCCGTTCTTTCAGTTCCATTTTGCCAACGCCTACGAGGACGAAGGTTTGATCCTCGTCGACGTCGCCCGCTACCCGGACTACGGCGCGATCGGCGATGCGCTGCGGAACTTCTGGCGCACCGACTGGCCGAGCGAAGGGATGTCGACTTTCACTCGACTGGCTATTGATCCCGGCTCGGGCAAAGTTGAAAGCAGAGATATCGACGTCGGAGACAAGGTCGAGTTTCCCCGGATGAGCCCGCGCCGTGTCGGCTCGCACTACCGCTATGCCTATGTCGTAACGAGTCCGAAGAGGGCGTCGGGGCTTCAGCAGCTCGTAACGAAAATCGATCTCGAAACCGGAAAATCACACGCGCATGACTTCTCGCCCGACGGATACGTGGGAGAGCCGGTCTTTATCCCTGCGCCCGAGGGCCGCGCAGAGGACGAAGGATACCTGGTCACGCTGGTCTTCGACTCGAGCACCCGGCGCACCAAGGTCGTGATCCTCGACGCGCGCGACGTCGCGGCGAAGCCGCTCGCCGTCGTCCAGCTCAGGCATCACGTGCCCTTCGGCTTCCATGGCTGCTTCACCGAACAAGTTTTCCTTCGCGCATAG
- a CDS encoding cobalamin-independent methionine synthase II family protein — MLNATKDLKLATAMVGSFPRPSWFTESLRGRPFKVAMGDSLYREQYLDTVACYINEQERAGLDILTDGDARFDLEVGGRSWFFYVIERLGGVSGFRDSSHFLEYADIRPGHILYEVQEAYHPPAVTGKITRGPLHYAAIWKSAQKMTRKPVKFGGISATCLPMMLWNEFYRDDHEMVMDLAAALNEELRELAAAGCPLIQIEEPPHHFACCTTPPASDKELEFFTRAFNREVEGVNTEVWAHTCWGNPNQQSFYWERPSYERSLPHLLALDADVLTLECASNQGRDLPLLKHHRTSKKIAIGVINHTVTTVEPPQMIADLIRKALEYVPPERLIVTADCGFGREGLSRRIAFYKCVALVQGTNIVRRELGLPEAEIRAADPRFAFRQA, encoded by the coding sequence ATGCTTAACGCGACCAAGGACCTGAAGCTGGCGACCGCGATGGTGGGTTCGTTTCCGCGCCCGTCGTGGTTCACCGAGAGCCTGCGCGGGCGGCCGTTCAAGGTCGCGATGGGCGATTCGCTCTACCGCGAGCAGTATCTCGACACCGTCGCCTGCTACATCAACGAGCAGGAGCGCGCCGGGCTCGACATTCTGACCGACGGCGACGCCCGCTTCGACCTCGAAGTCGGCGGCCGTTCGTGGTTCTTCTACGTCATCGAGCGCCTCGGCGGAGTCTCCGGCTTCCGCGACAGCTCGCACTTCCTGGAGTACGCCGACATCCGTCCCGGCCACATCCTCTACGAGGTCCAGGAGGCGTACCATCCGCCGGCGGTGACGGGAAAGATCACGCGCGGGCCGCTGCATTACGCGGCGATCTGGAAGAGCGCGCAGAAGATGACGCGCAAGCCGGTCAAGTTCGGCGGCATCAGCGCCACCTGCCTGCCGATGATGCTGTGGAACGAGTTCTACCGCGACGATCACGAAATGGTGATGGATCTGGCGGCGGCGCTCAACGAGGAGCTGCGCGAGCTGGCGGCCGCCGGATGCCCGCTAATCCAGATCGAAGAGCCGCCGCATCATTTCGCCTGCTGCACCACGCCGCCGGCGAGCGACAAGGAGCTCGAGTTTTTCACCCGCGCCTTCAACCGCGAAGTCGAGGGCGTCAACACCGAGGTCTGGGCGCATACCTGCTGGGGCAATCCCAACCAGCAGAGCTTCTACTGGGAGCGGCCGAGCTACGAGCGCTCGCTGCCCCACCTGCTCGCGCTCGACGCCGACGTGCTGACGCTGGAGTGCGCGAGCAACCAGGGACGCGACCTGCCGCTGCTGAAGCATCATCGGACCAGCAAGAAAATCGCGATCGGCGTGATCAACCATACGGTCACGACGGTCGAGCCGCCGCAGATGATCGCGGACCTTATCCGCAAGGCGTTGGAATACGTGCCGCCGGAGCGCCTGATCGTCACCGCCGACTGCGGCTTCGGACGCGAAGGGCTCTCGCGGCGGATTGCGTTCTACAAGTGCGTGGCGCTGGTACAGGGGACGAACATCGTGCGGCGCGAGCTCGGCCTGCCCGAGGCCGAAATCCGCGCCGCCGACCCGCGGTTTGCGTTCCGCCAGGCGTAG
- a CDS encoding trimeric intracellular cation channel family protein translates to MRVLLLVLDLVGTFVFAISGAAVGVQGEMDLFGVLVLSFATGNAGGITRDLMIGSLPPAAIADWRYLGVSALAGLITFFWYPLVDRMRSPVLVFDAAGLALFAVTGTQKAVTYRLNPVMAALLGMLTGIGGGMMRDVLAMRIPVVLREDIYAVAALAGAATVVVGYALHLPPAPMMLAGAAACFALRLMAMLRGWHLPVARFAQKRAAPKANESQEEKFWRS, encoded by the coding sequence ATGCGTGTGCTCCTGCTGGTGCTCGATCTTGTTGGCACGTTCGTCTTCGCGATAAGTGGCGCGGCAGTTGGAGTGCAGGGCGAAATGGACCTCTTCGGCGTATTGGTCCTGTCATTCGCGACGGGCAACGCCGGCGGCATCACTCGCGACCTGATGATCGGCTCGCTGCCGCCGGCGGCGATAGCGGATTGGCGTTATCTCGGAGTCTCCGCACTTGCCGGGTTAATAACGTTTTTTTGGTATCCGCTCGTCGATCGCATGCGTAGCCCGGTGCTCGTCTTCGACGCGGCGGGTCTCGCACTTTTTGCCGTGACCGGTACCCAAAAAGCCGTAACCTACCGGCTCAACCCGGTGATGGCCGCGTTGCTCGGAATGCTGACTGGGATCGGCGGCGGCATGATGCGAGACGTGCTCGCAATGCGAATTCCTGTGGTTTTGCGGGAAGATATTTATGCAGTCGCGGCGCTTGCCGGCGCCGCAACGGTCGTCGTGGGTTACGCTCTGCATCTACCGCCTGCTCCTATGATGCTCGCAGGTGCGGCGGCCTGCTTCGCGCTACGCCTGATGGCGATGCTGCGTGGCTGGCATCTCCCTGTCGCCCGTTTCGCGCAAAAGCGTGCAGCTCCGAAGGCTAACGAAAGCCAAGAGGAGAAATTTTGGAGGTCCTGA